A genomic segment from [Flavobacterium] thermophilum encodes:
- the mnaA gene encoding UDP-N-acetylglucosamine 2-epimerase: MKIATVLGARPQFIKAAPVSRVLRKQYTEVLIHTGQHYDPNMSAIFFEELNIPTPDYYLGVGSGSHGKQTGEMLMKIEEIVMQEKPDYVLVYGDTNSTLAGALVAAKLHIPVIHVEAGLRSFNKQMPEEINRIMTDHVSELLFCPTETAVENLRKENITRNVWNVGDVMYDAILYNKELAQRQSTILADLSLAEQSYYLITIHRAENTDDPDKLKAILAAFRDIDGTKVWPIHPRTRHKLEEYGLDASAIPGLRLIDPVGYLDMLRLESGAKKIITDSGGVQKEAYFLRVPCVTVREQTEWVETLEGGANILTGTDREKIVAAVHKEVAPVYADVFGDGHAAEKIVAAIGQR; encoded by the coding sequence ATGAAAATCGCCACCGTGTTAGGCGCCAGACCGCAGTTTATCAAGGCTGCCCCCGTCTCGCGCGTCTTGCGAAAACAATATACCGAAGTGCTGATCCATACCGGGCAGCACTATGACCCGAATATGTCGGCCATTTTTTTTGAGGAGTTGAACATTCCGACGCCTGACTACTATCTTGGGGTGGGTTCAGGCAGCCATGGAAAGCAAACGGGCGAAATGCTGATGAAAATTGAAGAAATTGTCATGCAGGAAAAACCGGATTATGTGCTCGTCTATGGCGATACGAACTCGACGCTCGCGGGCGCTCTTGTCGCAGCGAAGCTCCATATTCCCGTCATCCACGTCGAAGCCGGACTGCGCAGCTTCAACAAGCAGATGCCGGAAGAAATCAACCGCATCATGACCGATCATGTTTCCGAGCTCTTATTTTGTCCAACGGAGACGGCCGTGGAAAATTTACGAAAAGAAAATATTACGCGAAACGTCTGGAATGTCGGCGACGTCATGTATGACGCCATTTTGTACAACAAGGAGCTCGCACAGCGCCAATCGACGATTTTGGCTGATTTGTCGCTGGCGGAACAATCCTACTACTTGATTACCATTCACCGAGCGGAAAATACCGATGACCCCGACAAATTGAAAGCCATTTTGGCTGCTTTTCGGGATATTGACGGAACGAAAGTGTGGCCGATTCATCCCCGGACGCGGCATAAGCTTGAAGAGTACGGCTTGGACGCTTCGGCGATTCCAGGGCTTCGGCTGATCGATCCGGTCGGTTATTTGGACATGCTTCGGTTAGAGAGCGGCGCGAAAAAAATCATCACCGATTCAGGAGGCGTACAAAAGGAAGCGTATTTCCTTCGTGTGCCTTGCGTGACGGTGCGCGAACAAACCGAATGGGTGGAAACGCTCGAAGGCGGGGCGAACATCTTAACCGGCACGGACCGCGAGAAGATCGTCGCGGCGGTCCACAAGGAAGTCGCCCCTGTTTATGCGGACGTCTTTGGCGATGGGCATGCGGCGGAGAAAATCGTGGCGGCGATCGGACAGCGATAA
- a CDS encoding Polysaccharide biosynthesis protein, translating to MFSAFKRLGADSLLYAFMNVGTKLIAFLMLPIYTSYLSKAQYGAVYLIDQWTSMLTFLVIFGTDSALSFYYYDTDDKEKRLLYVRNVMYFRLFVVAILFLAVVLAGPWIAGALFQEPRYVDLLYISIATLLLDTIFVMATTVLRFEFQTKKVVIWTLVKMLLVAVLSYAALRWFAATPEGLLIGRLVSSALVFLLMLHLTVKYMVWRVRFDVLKELLAYAAPLVPTSLAFWVIANVSTFFIQRFASLEEVGVFGVALRLATVITLITSGVQMAWRPYSMSMKDRPESRALFAKVYMALLLIGAFGLLLIATASPWLVGTFFKPEYRDAASYIPFLSAVTFLNFYYLIVSTGLFLTKETGYISRVFTLAALLHLALNAVLVPLWLSWGAIAASLMTYMVAVAFIFRKSQQVYPVPVSWKKMALVLVGTLLALIVIVYVQQAPLADGWVLAGWGLFAATLFASRVDRDLRRPVRTIEGENAQNT from the coding sequence TTGTTCTCGGCATTCAAGCGTTTAGGAGCGGATTCGCTCCTTTACGCGTTTATGAACGTCGGCACGAAGCTGATTGCCTTTTTGATGCTGCCGATTTATACAAGCTATTTGTCAAAGGCGCAGTACGGGGCGGTCTACTTGATCGACCAATGGACGTCGATGCTGACATTTCTCGTCATTTTCGGTACGGATTCGGCGCTCTCTTTTTACTATTACGACACGGACGACAAAGAGAAGCGCCTTTTGTATGTGCGCAACGTCATGTACTTCCGGCTGTTTGTCGTCGCCATCTTATTTTTGGCTGTCGTTTTGGCCGGTCCGTGGATCGCAGGCGCGCTGTTTCAAGAACCTCGCTATGTCGATTTGCTGTACATCAGTATCGCGACGTTGCTGCTCGATACGATTTTCGTCATGGCGACGACGGTGCTGCGGTTTGAATTTCAGACGAAAAAAGTCGTGATTTGGACGCTCGTGAAAATGCTGCTTGTCGCTGTGCTGTCGTATGCGGCGCTCCGGTGGTTCGCGGCGACGCCGGAAGGGCTGCTCATCGGCCGGCTCGTGAGCAGCGCGCTCGTGTTTTTGTTGATGCTGCATTTGACCGTAAAGTATATGGTGTGGCGCGTGCGCTTTGACGTGTTAAAGGAGCTGCTTGCCTACGCCGCCCCGCTCGTGCCGACTTCGCTCGCCTTTTGGGTGATCGCCAACGTCAGCACGTTTTTCATCCAACGGTTTGCATCGTTGGAGGAAGTCGGGGTGTTTGGGGTTGCCTTGCGTCTCGCGACCGTGATCACGCTCATCACGAGCGGCGTGCAGATGGCGTGGCGTCCGTATTCGATGTCGATGAAAGACCGGCCGGAAAGCCGTGCGTTGTTTGCGAAAGTGTATATGGCGCTTTTGCTCATTGGAGCGTTTGGGCTGCTTTTGATCGCCACGGCGAGCCCGTGGCTTGTGGGAACCTTTTTCAAACCGGAATATCGCGATGCAGCGTCCTATATTCCGTTTTTATCGGCCGTCACGTTTTTGAACTTTTATTATCTGATTGTTTCCACCGGCTTGTTTTTGACAAAGGAAACCGGCTATATTTCACGGGTGTTCACGCTAGCGGCGCTTCTTCATCTTGCGTTGAACGCCGTGTTGGTGCCGCTTTGGCTCAGCTGGGGGGCGATCGCGGCCAGCCTCATGACGTATATGGTCGCCGTGGCTTTCATTTTTCGCAAAAGCCAGCAAGTGTATCCTGTGCCAGTGTCATGGAAAAAGATGGCTTTGGTTTTGGTCGGCACATTGCTCGCCCTCATCGTCATCGTCTACGTTCAGCAGGCGCCGCTTGCTGACGGCTGGGTGCTCGCTGGTTGGGGCTTGTTTGCCGCCACGCTCTTTGCCAGCCGGGTTGATCGTGATTTGCGCCGTCCGGTGCGCACGATCGAGGGCGAAAATGCGCAAAATACTTGA
- the lpxA gene encoding Acyl-[acyl-carrier-protein]--UDP-N-acetylglucosamine O-acyltransferase has protein sequence MNVVDPSVVCGERVEMGHFTVIEANVKIGNDVKIGHRVTIHEGTVIGDGVTIADGAVLGKPPKPAKTSTVKLSGELPPLVIGDHCTIGANAVIYRGAVIGAYTLIADLASVRENVHIGQYVIVGRGVCVENHVQIGDRTKIQSNSYITAYTTLEDHVFIAPCVTTTNDNYMGRTEERFAKIKGATVKRGARVGGGAILLPGVTVAEETFVAAGALVTKDTEPRTVVKGFPARFSKMVDERELL, from the coding sequence ATGAACGTTGTCGATCCCTCTGTTGTTTGCGGTGAACGTGTCGAAATGGGCCATTTCACGGTCATCGAGGCGAATGTAAAAATCGGAAACGACGTTAAAATCGGACATCGCGTCACGATTCACGAAGGAACCGTCATCGGCGACGGCGTGACGATCGCCGACGGAGCGGTGCTCGGCAAACCGCCGAAGCCGGCGAAAACGAGCACCGTCAAGCTGTCGGGCGAGCTGCCGCCGCTTGTCATCGGCGACCATTGCACGATCGGCGCCAACGCCGTCATCTATCGAGGAGCAGTGATCGGCGCCTACACATTGATCGCTGATTTGGCGAGCGTGCGCGAAAACGTGCACATCGGCCAATATGTGATCGTCGGGCGCGGGGTGTGCGTCGAAAACCACGTCCAAATCGGCGATCGGACGAAAATCCAGTCAAACTCCTACATCACGGCCTACACGACGCTCGAAGACCATGTGTTCATCGCCCCGTGCGTCACGACGACCAATGACAACTACATGGGGCGGACGGAAGAACGGTTCGCCAAAATCAAAGGGGCGACCGTCAAGCGCGGGGCGCGCGTCGGAGGCGGAGCGATTTTGCTGCCGGGCGTGACGGTGGCGGAAGAGACGTTTGTCGCCGCTGGGGCGCTCGTCACAAAAGATACGGAACCGAGGACGGTCGTGAAAGGATTCCCGGCGCGCTTCAGCAAAATGGTCGACGAGCGGGAGTTGTTATAA
- the tuaD gene encoding UDP-glucose 6-dehydrogenase tuaD codes for MNYAERLLQKFEKRDAVIGVVGLGYVGLPLAVEKAKAGFHVIGFDIQQSRVDQVNNGINYIGDVVDEDLHEMVKQGRLVATTDYARIAEVDAVAIAVPTPLDEHHQPDTSYVENSAKEIAKYAHEGMLVVLESTTYPGTTEEIVKPALEKKGLVVGETVFVAYSPERVDPGNKQFKTKNTPKVVGGVTKTCTKVAAAMYRAVLEGDVHEVSSPAVAEMEKIFENTFRHINIALANEMAILCERMGIDVWEVIEAAKTKPYGFMAFYPGPGLGGHCIPIDPFYLTWKAREYNYHTRLIELAGEINNAMPEYVVNRAMLILNEEGKALRGSKVTVLGVAYKKDIDDVRESPVLKIVELLEQYGAEFAVVDPYVPSFRACNRVIETVELTPELLAQSDLVLITTDHSNIDYEMVARHSRVVFDTRNAMKDVSKPAKYVKL; via the coding sequence ATGAACTACGCGGAACGGCTGTTGCAAAAATTTGAGAAACGCGACGCGGTCATCGGCGTGGTCGGGCTTGGCTACGTCGGGTTGCCGCTGGCAGTCGAAAAAGCAAAAGCAGGGTTTCATGTCATTGGCTTTGACATCCAACAAAGCCGCGTCGATCAAGTGAACAATGGGATCAACTACATCGGCGATGTCGTCGATGAAGATTTGCATGAGATGGTCAAACAAGGGCGGCTTGTGGCGACGACCGATTACGCCCGGATCGCGGAAGTCGATGCCGTGGCGATCGCGGTGCCGACCCCGCTCGATGAGCATCATCAGCCGGATACGTCCTACGTCGAAAACTCGGCGAAGGAAATCGCTAAATACGCCCATGAAGGGATGCTTGTCGTGTTGGAATCGACCACCTATCCAGGTACGACGGAAGAAATCGTGAAACCGGCGCTGGAGAAAAAGGGGCTCGTCGTCGGGGAGACGGTGTTCGTCGCCTATTCGCCGGAGCGGGTTGACCCGGGCAACAAGCAGTTTAAGACGAAAAATACACCGAAAGTCGTCGGCGGCGTGACAAAGACGTGCACGAAAGTGGCAGCGGCCATGTATCGAGCCGTGCTTGAAGGCGATGTGCACGAAGTGTCGAGCCCGGCGGTGGCGGAAATGGAGAAAATTTTTGAAAACACGTTTCGCCATATCAACATTGCGTTAGCGAACGAAATGGCCATTTTGTGCGAGCGGATGGGCATTGACGTTTGGGAAGTGATCGAGGCGGCGAAAACGAAGCCGTACGGATTTATGGCGTTTTACCCGGGCCCGGGGCTTGGCGGCCATTGCATTCCAATCGACCCGTTTTATTTGACATGGAAAGCGCGCGAATACAACTACCATACGCGCTTGATCGAGCTGGCCGGAGAAATCAACAACGCAATGCCGGAATATGTCGTCAACCGCGCGATGCTCATTTTGAACGAAGAAGGGAAGGCGCTGCGCGGTTCGAAAGTGACGGTGCTCGGCGTCGCCTACAAAAAAGACATTGATGATGTGCGCGAATCGCCAGTGTTGAAAATCGTCGAGCTGCTCGAGCAATACGGAGCGGAATTTGCGGTCGTCGACCCGTATGTTCCGTCGTTCCGGGCGTGCAACCGGGTGATTGAGACGGTCGAGCTGACGCCGGAACTGCTTGCACAGTCAGATCTTGTCTTGATTACGACGGATCATTCCAACATCGACTATGAAATGGTCGCTCGTCACAGCCGGGTCGTGTTTGACACACGCAATGCTATGAAAGATGTGTCGAAACCGGCAAAATACGTCAAATTGTAA
- the ycjS_2 gene encoding Uncharacterized oxidoreductase ycjS, translated as MIRFAIVGMGHIAKKHIDAIEKADGAELAAVCDTNPERLRDVSDVPVYTDMETMLKENEQIDVVNICVPSGLHARLAKLAARYRRHIIVEKPMALRVSDAEEMIRAAKEYDVKLAVVHPNRFRPAIRKLKEAMERGMFGKLSHANATVRWNRNQAYYDQAAWRGTKEFDGGVLMNQAIHNLDLLLWLMGPVKAVQAMAATRLRKIETEDVAAAVVEFESGALGVIEAATTIYPQNLEESIAIFGETASVKIGGRTANFIETWEAEGVSEEERAKLIDEINADPFGKPGHQWIIEDMVQAIREDREPIVTGLDGLAPVRLIEAILRSAETGTRVQLSE; from the coding sequence ATGATCCGTTTTGCCATTGTCGGCATGGGGCATATCGCCAAAAAACATATCGATGCCATTGAAAAGGCGGACGGCGCCGAGCTGGCGGCAGTGTGCGACACGAATCCGGAACGTTTGCGCGACGTGTCGGACGTTCCTGTTTACACTGATATGGAGACGATGTTGAAGGAGAACGAACAGATCGATGTCGTCAACATTTGTGTTCCGTCTGGATTGCACGCGCGGCTGGCCAAGCTGGCGGCCCGCTATCGCCGTCATATCATTGTGGAAAAGCCGATGGCGCTCCGTGTGAGCGACGCCGAAGAGATGATCCGCGCGGCGAAAGAATACGACGTGAAGCTCGCGGTCGTTCATCCGAACCGCTTTCGTCCGGCTATTCGGAAGCTGAAAGAGGCGATGGAGCGCGGGATGTTCGGAAAACTGAGCCATGCGAACGCCACGGTGCGCTGGAATCGAAATCAAGCCTATTATGACCAGGCGGCGTGGCGGGGGACGAAAGAGTTTGACGGCGGCGTCCTGATGAATCAAGCCATTCACAATTTGGATTTGCTGCTTTGGCTGATGGGGCCGGTCAAGGCGGTGCAAGCGATGGCGGCGACAAGGCTGCGCAAGATTGAGACGGAAGACGTCGCGGCGGCGGTCGTCGAGTTTGAAAGCGGGGCGCTTGGCGTCATTGAGGCAGCGACGACGATTTATCCGCAAAACTTGGAGGAATCGATCGCCATTTTCGGTGAAACGGCATCGGTGAAAATCGGCGGCCGGACGGCCAACTTTATCGAAACGTGGGAAGCGGAAGGCGTCAGCGAGGAAGAACGGGCAAAGCTCATCGATGAGATCAACGCCGACCCGTTTGGCAAGCCGGGGCACCAATGGATCATTGAAGATATGGTGCAAGCGATTCGCGAAGACCGCGAGCCGATCGTCACGGGTTTGGACGGATTGGCTCCTGTTCGGCTGATCGAAGCGATTTTGCGTTCGGCGGAAACGGGGACAAGAGTGCAACTATCTGAGTAG
- the arnB_2 gene encoding UDP-4-amino-4-deoxy-L-arabinose--oxoglutarate aminotransferase — protein sequence MNVPMLDLSEQYEQLKPEIMRVLDEVMRSSRFILGDYVKKLEADIAAYSRAKHGIGCGNGSDAIHIALQAAGVGPGDEVITTAFTFFATAGSIARAGAKPVFVDIDPVTFNIDPAQIEAAVTEKTKAIIPVHLYGQMADMEAIAAIAKRHGLVVIEDAAQAIGAKYNGKCVGELGTAATYSFFPTKNLGAYGDGGMIITNDDELAEKCRVIRVHGSKPKYYHHVLGYNSRLDEMQAAILSVKFPHLDRWTEQRRKHAATYTRLLEEAVGDLVVTPKEVDGRYHVFHQYTIRAPKRDELQAFLKEQGIATMVYYPLPLHLQPVFASLGYKEGQLPEAEKAAKEALSLPMFPELKEEQQQYVVEKIAEFYRHFA from the coding sequence ATGAACGTGCCAATGTTGGATTTAAGCGAACAGTATGAACAATTGAAGCCGGAGATCATGCGCGTATTGGATGAAGTGATGCGCTCCTCTCGCTTTATTTTAGGAGATTATGTCAAAAAGCTAGAAGCAGATATTGCTGCCTACAGCCGGGCGAAACACGGAATCGGCTGCGGCAACGGAAGCGATGCGATACATATTGCTTTGCAAGCGGCCGGCGTCGGGCCGGGCGATGAAGTCATCACAACGGCGTTCACCTTTTTCGCGACGGCAGGATCGATTGCGCGGGCCGGCGCCAAACCGGTGTTTGTCGATATCGATCCGGTGACGTTCAACATCGATCCGGCGCAAATTGAAGCGGCGGTGACGGAGAAAACGAAAGCCATCATCCCGGTGCATTTGTACGGGCAAATGGCGGATATGGAGGCGATCGCCGCGATTGCCAAGCGGCATGGATTGGTTGTCATCGAGGACGCCGCCCAGGCGATCGGTGCGAAATACAACGGGAAATGCGTCGGCGAGCTTGGGACGGCGGCGACGTACAGTTTCTTCCCGACGAAAAACTTGGGCGCCTACGGGGATGGCGGCATGATCATTACGAACGATGACGAACTGGCGGAAAAATGCCGGGTCATCCGCGTTCATGGCAGCAAGCCGAAATATTACCATCATGTACTTGGCTACAACAGCCGCCTCGATGAGATGCAAGCGGCGATTTTAAGCGTCAAATTCCCGCATCTGGATCGGTGGACGGAACAGCGGCGCAAGCATGCGGCGACGTATACGCGCCTGCTCGAGGAGGCGGTCGGCGACCTTGTTGTGACGCCGAAAGAAGTCGACGGGCGCTATCATGTGTTCCATCAATACACGATTCGAGCGCCGAAGCGCGACGAGCTGCAAGCGTTTTTGAAAGAACAGGGGATCGCGACGATGGTGTACTATCCGCTGCCGCTGCATTTGCAGCCGGTGTTTGCTTCGCTCGGATACAAGGAAGGGCAGCTGCCGGAGGCGGAAAAAGCGGCGAAAGAAGCGCTGTCGCTGCCGATGTTCCCAGAGCTGAAAGAGGAGCAGCAACAGTACGTCGTCGAGAAAATCGCAGAGTTTTACCGTCATTTCGCTTGA
- the wecA gene encoding Undecaprenyl-phosphate alpha-N-acetylglucosaminyl 1-phosphate transferase encodes MNMEAFAACLASFITVLVITPFVIKLAVKIGAVDRPNGRKVHTKVMPRLGGLAIFIGVAVGYFVGGVYKEQVTGMTVGAIIIVLVGMLDDLYELSPKVKLAGQLLAAFVVVASGLKVDLLTVPFVGTFELGLWSYPITIFWIIAITNAINLIDGLDGLSAGISAIGIAAIAVMAGMAGKMLIFTLCLIILGSVIAFLFYNFHPAKIFMGDTGALFLGYAISVLSVLGLYKSVTLFSFVVPVIILGVPIFDTTFAIIRRIVNKRPISAPDKSHLHHRLLALGFSHRNTVLLIYAFGLMFAISAILFSASTLWQSILIVFALIVFGELLAELIGLVNDQYKPFMTFIRKLLRGSRKVYGNDR; translated from the coding sequence ATGAATATGGAAGCATTTGCCGCATGTTTGGCTTCGTTTATTACAGTATTGGTCATCACCCCGTTTGTGATCAAACTCGCGGTCAAAATTGGCGCGGTCGATCGGCCGAACGGGAGAAAAGTGCATACAAAAGTCATGCCAAGGCTTGGCGGATTGGCCATTTTTATCGGTGTCGCCGTCGGCTATTTTGTCGGCGGGGTGTATAAAGAGCAAGTGACGGGGATGACGGTCGGCGCCATCATCATCGTGCTCGTCGGGATGCTCGACGATTTGTACGAGCTGTCGCCAAAAGTGAAGCTGGCCGGCCAGCTGCTGGCGGCGTTCGTCGTTGTCGCTTCCGGGCTGAAGGTCGATCTTTTGACTGTCCCGTTTGTCGGCACGTTTGAGTTGGGGCTGTGGAGCTACCCGATCACCATATTTTGGATTATCGCGATTACGAACGCCATCAACTTGATCGACGGGTTGGACGGATTGTCCGCAGGCATTTCCGCCATTGGAATTGCGGCCATTGCCGTCATGGCGGGCATGGCGGGCAAAATGCTCATTTTCACGCTCTGCTTGATCATCTTGGGCAGCGTCATCGCTTTCTTGTTTTACAACTTCCACCCGGCGAAAATTTTCATGGGGGATACCGGCGCGTTGTTTTTAGGTTATGCCATTTCCGTCCTGTCGGTGCTAGGGCTTTACAAAAGCGTGACGCTCTTCAGCTTCGTCGTTCCGGTGATCATTTTGGGCGTGCCGATTTTCGATACGACATTTGCTATTATTCGCCGCATTGTGAATAAAAGGCCGATCTCGGCGCCGGATAAGTCGCATCTTCATCATCGACTGCTGGCTCTCGGCTTTTCGCATCGCAACACGGTCTTGCTCATTTATGCGTTTGGCCTGATGTTTGCCATCAGCGCGATTTTGTTCTCCGCCTCGACGTTATGGCAGTCCATTCTCATCGTCTTTGCCTTGATCGTCTTCGGGGAACTGCTTGCTGAACTGATCGGCTTGGTCAATGATCAGTACAAGCCGTTTATGACCTTTATTCGCAAGCTGCTTCGGGGAAGCCGAAAAGTATACGGAAATGACCGATAA
- the secA_3 gene encoding preprotein translocase subunit SecA produces the protein MFAKVKQLFDESARDVQRLAKLAAQINEWEPTISSLSDEQLRQKTVVFKERLERGETLDDIKTEAFAVVREAARRVLGLRHYDVQLMGGLAMHEGNIAEMQTGEGKTLAATLPSYLHALLGKGVHIITANEYLARRDCEQMGRVFRFLGLTVGLNVSQMTASEKKEAYAADITYGTGTEFGFDYLRDNMVYRLEDKVQRPLYYAIIDEIDSILIDEARTPLIIANKSGIGAELFPIMARIVRTFEEGKEYERSLETKQIFLTEEGAQKIERAFGIDNLYDWEHHVLLHHAMQSLRAWFIMRRDVDYIVKNGKVMIVDPFTGRVMEGRSFSDGLHQAIEAKEGVEITEENDIQATITIQNYFRMYEKLAGMTGSATPSKEEFWQTYRLRVITIPTNRPSRRTDWDDLVYQTYEAKVRKIIDEVKKMNAIGRPVLIGTTSVAQSEQLSAAFSKAGIPHHLLNAKTEEEEARIIATAGQKGQVMIATNMAGRGTDILLGEGVKELGGLHIIGTERHESHRIDMQLRGRAGRQGDPGSSQFIISLDDDLFRLYDQDELKKWKSKVETDETGRIVSPDPIKFVQKVQTTIENAHYSARLHLLKLDTVIDQQSKVIYHMRDRVLALKQAEVLSELLRHIHRHITQTIDRYCPENVFFEEWNIEGLHNELRRAFFRFAYPIDDLRHKQKEEIAQLVWDEYKSLEAALADLPCDEEQTMRLKHLMVETIDAHWIRHLNQLNLLKEGIHLRSYGQEDPYRAFEMDAYREFVALQQAIDAGICTTAMNYLKSQFVIDDEAAAAANKP, from the coding sequence ATGTTTGCAAAAGTAAAGCAACTATTTGACGAAAGCGCGCGAGACGTGCAGCGTCTTGCCAAGCTGGCGGCGCAAATCAATGAATGGGAACCAACCATTTCTTCGCTGAGCGATGAACAACTGCGCCAAAAAACGGTTGTCTTCAAAGAACGGCTCGAACGCGGCGAGACGCTCGATGACATCAAAACCGAGGCGTTTGCCGTCGTCCGGGAGGCGGCGCGGCGCGTGCTCGGTCTGCGCCATTACGACGTGCAACTGATGGGCGGATTGGCGATGCATGAAGGAAACATCGCCGAAATGCAGACCGGGGAAGGAAAGACGTTGGCGGCCACTTTGCCAAGCTACTTGCACGCCCTCCTTGGAAAAGGCGTCCACATTATTACGGCCAACGAATATTTGGCGCGCCGGGACTGCGAACAAATGGGCCGTGTGTTCCGCTTTCTCGGCTTAACCGTCGGCCTGAATGTGTCGCAAATGACGGCCAGCGAGAAAAAAGAAGCGTACGCGGCCGACATCACGTACGGCACCGGCACCGAGTTCGGCTTTGATTATTTGCGCGACAACATGGTGTACCGCCTCGAAGATAAAGTGCAGCGCCCGCTGTATTACGCCATCATCGATGAAATCGACAGCATTTTAATCGACGAAGCGCGCACCCCGCTCATCATCGCCAATAAATCGGGAATCGGAGCCGAATTGTTCCCGATTATGGCACGCATCGTCCGCACCTTCGAAGAAGGAAAAGAGTATGAACGGTCTTTGGAGACGAAACAAATTTTCCTCACCGAAGAAGGGGCGCAAAAAATCGAGCGGGCGTTTGGCATCGATAACCTATACGACTGGGAGCATCACGTGCTGCTCCATCATGCGATGCAGTCGCTGCGCGCTTGGTTTATCATGCGGCGGGATGTCGATTACATCGTCAAAAACGGCAAAGTGATGATCGTTGACCCGTTCACCGGCCGGGTGATGGAAGGACGCTCGTTCAGCGACGGCCTGCATCAAGCGATTGAAGCGAAAGAAGGTGTGGAAATCACCGAAGAAAACGACATCCAAGCAACGATTACGATCCAAAACTATTTTCGCATGTATGAGAAGCTAGCCGGGATGACCGGCAGCGCTACGCCGTCGAAAGAAGAATTTTGGCAAACGTACCGGCTGCGCGTTATTACGATTCCGACAAACCGGCCATCCCGCCGCACCGACTGGGACGACCTCGTCTACCAGACGTACGAGGCGAAAGTACGGAAAATTATCGACGAAGTGAAAAAAATGAATGCCATCGGCCGTCCCGTTCTCATCGGCACGACATCGGTCGCACAGTCGGAACAGTTGTCAGCGGCGTTTTCGAAAGCAGGCATCCCTCACCACCTGCTCAATGCCAAAACGGAGGAAGAAGAAGCGCGCATCATCGCGACCGCCGGGCAAAAAGGGCAAGTGATGATCGCGACCAATATGGCCGGGCGCGGGACCGACATTTTGCTTGGAGAAGGCGTCAAGGAACTTGGCGGGCTGCACATCATCGGCACAGAGCGGCATGAAAGCCATCGCATTGATATGCAGCTGCGCGGCCGGGCAGGACGCCAAGGGGATCCGGGGTCTTCCCAGTTTATCATTTCGCTCGACGACGATTTATTCCGCTTGTATGATCAAGATGAATTGAAAAAATGGAAAAGCAAAGTCGAGACGGATGAAACCGGGCGCATCGTATCGCCCGACCCGATCAAGTTCGTCCAAAAAGTGCAAACAACGATCGAAAACGCCCATTATTCGGCGCGATTGCATTTATTGAAATTGGACACCGTGATCGACCAACAAAGCAAAGTCATCTACCATATGCGCGATCGCGTCTTGGCGCTGAAGCAAGCAGAGGTGCTGTCCGAGCTCCTTCGGCACATCCATCGCCATATCACGCAAACGATCGACCGTTATTGTCCGGAAAACGTCTTTTTTGAAGAGTGGAACATCGAAGGACTGCACAACGAGCTGCGCCGTGCCTTTTTCCGGTTTGCCTATCCGATTGATGATCTTCGCCATAAGCAAAAAGAAGAAATCGCCCAGCTTGTTTGGGACGAATACAAATCGCTTGAAGCGGCGCTCGCCGATCTTCCGTGCGACGAAGAACAAACGATGCGGCTTAAGCATTTGATGGTTGAAACAATCGACGCCCACTGGATTCGCCACTTAAATCAACTGAATTTATTAAAAGAGGGGATTCATTTGCGCAGCTACGGCCAAGAGGATCCGTACCGCGCCTTTGAAATGGACGCCTACCGCGAATTCGTCGCGCTGCAGCAAGCGATCGACGCCGGCATTTGCACGACAGCCATGAACTATTTGAAAAGCCAGTTTGTCATCGATGACGAAGCGGCCGCCGCCGCGAACAAACCATAA